One window from the genome of Leuconostoc suionicum encodes:
- the rplI gene encoding 50S ribosomal protein L9 — translation MKVVFLEDVKGRGKKGEIKEVPDGYANNFLIKNKKAEPATGKNLGAVKGRQKAEEKAAAEELAEAKKLADFFANEKTVVELTGKSGTDGRLFGAVSTKQIAAALEKQYQIKIDKRKMELNQPIHALGYTDVPVKLHREVTAQLRVHVSEG, via the coding sequence ATGAAAGTAGTATTTTTAGAAGACGTTAAAGGCCGCGGAAAAAAAGGAGAAATTAAAGAAGTACCTGATGGGTATGCCAATAATTTTCTAATTAAAAATAAAAAAGCAGAGCCAGCTACAGGAAAAAACTTGGGCGCCGTTAAGGGGCGTCAAAAGGCTGAAGAAAAAGCGGCAGCTGAGGAACTAGCTGAAGCGAAAAAATTAGCAGATTTTTTCGCTAACGAAAAGACGGTTGTTGAGCTAACTGGCAAATCAGGAACAGATGGACGTCTATTTGGTGCTGTTTCAACAAAACAAATTGCGGCTGCCTTAGAAAAACAATATCAAATCAAAATTGATAAGCGAAAGATGGAACTCAATCAGCCAATACACGCACTTGGTTATACAGATGTACCAGTTAAATTACACCGAGAAGTGACAGCGCAATTGCGTGTTCATGTAAGCGAGGGTTAA
- a CDS encoding DHH family phosphoesterase, whose protein sequence is MKRFLSFKNLPIFFQNTKLSTVAFLLLVSSVMSVIFAMLFNITFGLIWLAIVIIGLVFSAQAFKEVSEDAQEYLSGLGYRIARSEQEALIRMPIGIILLNQDKKIDWINPYMQAYLDKRDVLGLELSELDNKLALEIDNYADASETNTITWQGRQFSLFVQQNLRVIYLMDISEYAAITKKYEDHQLFSGLISVDNYEEVTDGMSESETSTLRTYVTRALSDWALEHHIYIRRLNTLHYVMFGYQSALKEAEEDKFSVLKDIREATAQQNLPVTLSVGIAYDDTDINKLAKMAQTNLDLALGRGGDQVVVKSEQAAARFYGGASNPMEKRTRVRARMVSQTIAELMEQADNIMIVGHAMPDLDAVGSGLGVWRMAQTKNKPAFLVLDEKHVYSDIQLLLAELRKKPSEFVAPGSNIDDSIVDEARALKLVRDNTLLVLVDHAKASISGAPQLLERLANRVVVIDHHRLAEQGLDEKPLMSYIEPYASSTSELVVELLQYQDQSHAPITKLESTAMLGGIQIDTKNFTLRTGSRTFDAASYLRANGADSNLIQSFMKEKFSDFKSRSHLVNLAEIHEGNAIAVGDNKDIYSGLLTAQAADELLQISGVYASFVITKRQDGRVGISARSTGERNVQRTMEALGGGGHLSNAATQIANVTTEEAKQQLLNVIAEQSED, encoded by the coding sequence GTGAAACGATTTTTAAGTTTTAAAAATTTACCGATATTCTTTCAAAACACTAAACTGAGTACAGTAGCATTTTTGTTACTTGTATCAAGTGTAATGAGTGTTATTTTTGCTATGCTGTTTAATATAACATTTGGGCTCATCTGGTTGGCAATAGTTATTATTGGATTAGTGTTTAGTGCACAAGCCTTCAAAGAGGTTAGTGAAGATGCACAAGAGTACTTGTCTGGCTTAGGGTATCGCATTGCACGTAGTGAACAAGAAGCTTTAATTCGAATGCCGATTGGCATTATTTTGCTTAATCAAGATAAAAAAATTGATTGGATTAATCCATATATGCAAGCATACCTAGACAAAAGAGATGTGCTTGGATTAGAATTGTCGGAGCTAGATAATAAATTGGCTCTAGAGATTGATAATTATGCCGATGCTTCCGAGACAAATACAATCACCTGGCAGGGTAGGCAGTTTTCGTTATTTGTTCAACAAAACTTACGGGTCATTTATTTGATGGATATCAGTGAGTATGCCGCGATTACTAAAAAGTATGAAGATCATCAGTTGTTCAGTGGGTTGATATCGGTTGATAACTACGAGGAAGTCACTGATGGTATGAGCGAGTCTGAAACGTCTACTTTACGGACATACGTGACACGCGCATTGTCTGATTGGGCGCTCGAACATCATATTTATATCCGTCGTTTGAATACACTTCATTATGTTATGTTTGGTTATCAATCAGCCCTTAAAGAAGCTGAGGAAGATAAGTTCAGTGTCTTAAAAGACATTCGAGAAGCAACGGCACAACAGAACTTACCTGTGACATTGTCGGTCGGAATAGCATATGATGACACAGATATTAATAAGCTTGCTAAAATGGCCCAGACAAACTTAGATTTGGCCTTGGGTCGTGGTGGTGATCAGGTGGTTGTGAAATCTGAACAGGCAGCGGCACGTTTTTATGGTGGTGCAAGCAATCCGATGGAAAAACGTACCCGTGTCCGTGCTCGCATGGTATCACAAACTATTGCTGAACTAATGGAGCAGGCTGATAATATTATGATTGTCGGACATGCAATGCCGGATCTAGATGCAGTTGGCTCTGGATTGGGTGTCTGGCGTATGGCCCAGACAAAAAATAAACCAGCTTTTCTTGTGTTGGACGAAAAGCATGTGTACAGTGATATCCAGCTACTGTTAGCTGAACTTCGCAAAAAGCCATCAGAATTTGTGGCTCCAGGATCAAATATTGATGATTCTATCGTAGATGAAGCGCGAGCATTGAAGCTAGTACGTGATAATACGTTACTAGTATTAGTTGATCATGCCAAAGCAAGTATTTCTGGCGCACCACAGCTACTCGAGAGGTTAGCCAACCGTGTAGTTGTGATTGATCATCATCGTCTAGCCGAGCAAGGTTTAGATGAAAAACCGTTGATGTCTTATATAGAGCCATATGCATCATCGACATCAGAACTAGTTGTTGAGTTGCTGCAATATCAAGATCAGTCACATGCACCAATTACAAAGCTAGAATCAACGGCGATGTTAGGTGGCATACAGATTGATACTAAAAACTTCACTTTGCGTACGGGATCACGTACATTTGATGCTGCTAGTTATTTACGTGCTAACGGAGCTGATAGTAACTTGATTCAGTCATTTATGAAAGAGAAGTTCTCGGATTTCAAATCGCGAAGTCATTTGGTTAATTTGGCAGAGATTCATGAAGGGAATGCTATTGCTGTTGGTGATAACAAAGATATCTATTCTGGTTTGCTTACTGCACAAGCTGCGGACGAACTCTTGCAAATTAGCGGTGTGTATGCCTCATTTGTGATCACTAAACGTCAGGATGGACGGGTTGGTATTTCAGCCCGATCAACTGGGGAACGCAATGTGCAACGTACAATGGAGGCCCTTGGCGGTGGTGGGCATTTATCTAATGCAGCCACCCAAATTGCTAATGTAACAACCGAAGAAGCCAAACAACAATTATTAAATGTAATTGCGGAACAATCAGAAGATTAA
- the rpsR gene encoding 30S ribosomal protein S18: MSEQNSRPQNSERPQRSRRPQGGPRRRRKVDFIAANHIEYIDYKNTELLERFISERGKILPRRVTGTSAKNQRKVTTAIKRARIMALLPFVTED, from the coding sequence ATGTCAGAACAAAACTCACGTCCACAAAATTCAGAACGTCCACAACGTTCACGTCGCCCACAAGGCGGTCCACGTCGTCGTCGTAAGGTTGATTTCATCGCTGCTAACCACATCGAATATATTGACTATAAGAACACTGAATTATTAGAACGTTTCATCTCAGAACGCGGTAAGATTTTGCCACGTCGTGTGACTGGTACTTCTGCAAAAAACCAACGCAAGGTAACTACTGCTATCAAGCGTGCACGTATCATGGCTTTGTTGCCATTCGTTACGGAAGATTAA
- the ssb gene encoding single-stranded DNA-binding protein has translation MINRVVLIGRLTRDVELRYTQSGVAVGTFSLAVNRQFTNASGEREADFINAVIWRKAAENFANFTGKGALVAVEGRLQTRNYENNAGQRVYVTEVVVDNFSLLESRAESEKRRSQNGSSASNNGADNFSGSNDHSFGGNDNSFNGVDPFASASSNSNTQSSASSNSAPNPFAASGNTEIDISDDDLPF, from the coding sequence ATGATTAATCGAGTAGTATTAATTGGGCGATTGACCCGTGATGTTGAATTACGTTACACACAATCAGGTGTAGCAGTCGGTACGTTTAGCTTGGCGGTTAACCGTCAGTTCACCAACGCAAGTGGTGAACGTGAGGCTGACTTTATTAACGCCGTTATTTGGCGAAAAGCAGCTGAAAACTTTGCAAACTTCACTGGAAAAGGTGCACTTGTGGCTGTTGAAGGTCGTTTGCAAACAAGAAATTATGAAAATAATGCTGGCCAACGCGTTTACGTGACGGAAGTTGTTGTTGATAATTTCTCATTACTCGAATCTCGCGCTGAAAGTGAAAAGCGTCGTTCTCAGAACGGATCATCGGCATCTAATAATGGTGCTGACAACTTCAGCGGATCAAACGATCATTCGTTTGGCGGTAATGATAACTCATTTAACGGTGTTGATCCTTTTGCAAGTGCGAGCTCAAACTCAAATACGCAATCATCAGCTTCGTCAAATAGTGCCCCTAACCCATTTGCGGCTAGTGGCAATACAGAAATTGATATATCAGATGATGATTTACCATTCTAA
- the rpsF gene encoding 30S ribosomal protein S6, translated as MATSYEMTYIVRPDLDADAKKTLVERFDAILTDNGATIQKSADWATRRFAYEIAGYREGTYHIINFTAEDDKAINEFDRLAKISQDILRHMIVKRDAE; from the coding sequence ATGGCTACATCATACGAAATGACTTATATTGTTCGCCCTGATTTGGATGCGGATGCTAAGAAGACTCTTGTTGAGCGCTTTGATGCAATCTTGACAGATAATGGTGCAACAATTCAAAAGTCAGCCGACTGGGCTACTCGTCGTTTTGCATACGAAATTGCTGGCTACCGTGAAGGTACATACCACATTATCAATTTTACTGCAGAAGACGATAAGGCTATCAATGAATTTGATCGTTTGGCAAAGATTTCTCAAGACATCTTACGTCACATGATTGTTAAGCGCGACGCAGAATAA
- the pepV gene encoding dipeptidase PepV — MTAEQWQQKSQLYKSELFNDLLQFLSIPSVLDKTTANVQQPFGAGIETALQFLVDMGRRDGFKVERVADNMVVVIDYGPDDATETFGVLSHVDVVPGGDGDAWTITLPFSPKIIGNRLYGRGSHDMKADLIASYYALKQLKDAGFQPRKKIRLIFGSDEESDWRDMRAYLDQVGEPTLGFSPDGAFPVVPGEKGFLTLSIQFQGTTLGAWKLHRFQSGERDNVVPGTAVADVELPEGVDINGFLAAYERYLKDTLMISGIGQYDDGHIILTLYGKSVHGAYPEDGLNAATYLAHFLLNYNFDDQAHGFLEFLGLTNHKNVFGEKLGLVYHDDIMGDLTVNVGKILFQANADSEIRINFRYPMGITETAILTQVQRHMGSLNAKIFKQEAFGTHPHMVDLSDPIVTVLADVYAQHTHTQKTYKISNGGSYARLLKRGVAFGGQFPDVPVMSHQPNEYVLIDNIPKTQAIFAQVMYEMTR, encoded by the coding sequence ATGACAGCTGAACAGTGGCAACAAAAGTCGCAATTGTACAAATCAGAATTATTTAATGACTTGTTACAGTTTTTATCAATACCATCTGTGTTAGATAAAACAACAGCTAATGTTCAACAACCTTTTGGAGCAGGTATTGAAACAGCACTACAATTTCTAGTTGATATGGGCAGACGTGACGGATTTAAAGTTGAGCGTGTCGCGGATAATATGGTTGTTGTTATTGACTATGGACCAGATGATGCAACGGAAACCTTTGGGGTTTTGTCACACGTTGATGTTGTTCCTGGTGGGGATGGGGATGCATGGACGATAACGTTACCATTTAGCCCTAAAATCATTGGCAATCGCTTGTATGGACGTGGTTCACACGATATGAAAGCTGATTTAATAGCCAGTTATTACGCCTTGAAACAATTAAAAGATGCTGGTTTTCAACCACGAAAAAAAATACGTTTGATTTTTGGTAGTGATGAGGAATCTGATTGGCGTGATATGCGGGCTTATTTGGATCAAGTTGGTGAACCGACGCTTGGTTTTTCACCTGACGGAGCTTTCCCAGTTGTTCCTGGTGAAAAAGGTTTTCTAACCTTATCAATTCAGTTTCAAGGTACAACATTGGGTGCGTGGAAGCTACATCGATTTCAGTCTGGGGAACGAGATAATGTTGTACCAGGGACTGCGGTTGCTGATGTTGAGCTACCTGAAGGTGTTGACATCAATGGGTTTTTAGCTGCATATGAGCGCTATCTCAAAGATACACTAATGATTTCGGGTATAGGTCAATATGATGATGGGCATATTATATTAACGCTGTATGGGAAATCTGTTCATGGCGCCTACCCAGAAGATGGTTTGAATGCGGCAACGTATTTGGCTCATTTTTTGTTAAACTATAATTTTGATGATCAAGCGCATGGATTCTTAGAGTTTCTTGGTTTGACAAATCATAAAAACGTTTTCGGTGAAAAGCTCGGATTGGTTTACCATGATGATATTATGGGTGATTTAACAGTAAATGTGGGTAAGATTTTATTTCAAGCTAATGCTGATAGTGAAATTCGGATCAATTTTCGTTATCCAATGGGCATAACGGAAACCGCTATTTTGACACAAGTTCAGCGACATATGGGGAGCTTGAACGCCAAAATATTTAAGCAGGAAGCTTTCGGTACACATCCGCACATGGTAGACCTCAGTGATCCAATTGTAACAGTACTTGCGGATGTTTATGCTCAGCACACGCATACGCAAAAGACATATAAAATTTCTAATGGCGGCTCGTATGCACGCTTATTAAAACGTGGTGTAGCTTTTGGTGGGCAATTTCCTGATGTACCAGTCATGAGCCATCAGCCAAACGAATATGTACTGATAGATAACATCCCTAAGACACAAGCTATTTTCGCGCAAGTAATGTATGAAATGACTCGATAA
- a CDS encoding energy-coupling factor transporter transmembrane component T family protein: MDNSLFGYKARNTWINHATGTAKLVGFLALTTIGMISYDTRFLIALTILSFFLIKMAHIKYQEYALLLKLVLFIGLINLVMITVLAPQYGEQIYGTKHVMFGSGWFTITQEQLFYEFNLLLKYLFSFPLSIVLLFTTNPSEFAAGLNKIGVPYKVAYAVAITLRYIPDVQSDYRTISLAQQARGYEISKKSSLIQRMKGTVQIILPLVFSSLGRIDTISQAMELRRFGRYNKRSWYQEQRFSMRDVTMILWSALIVVIGVLLFIINGGRMWNPFK, encoded by the coding sequence ATGGATAACTCACTTTTCGGATATAAAGCAAGAAATACTTGGATTAATCATGCTACGGGAACCGCCAAATTAGTTGGGTTTTTAGCATTAACAACAATTGGCATGATTTCTTATGATACACGTTTTTTAATTGCTTTAACAATATTATCGTTTTTTTTAATTAAAATGGCTCACATTAAATATCAGGAATATGCACTACTTTTAAAATTGGTATTATTCATTGGTTTGATTAACCTTGTGATGATTACTGTTTTGGCGCCTCAATATGGTGAACAAATATATGGTACGAAACATGTGATGTTTGGTAGCGGTTGGTTTACGATTACGCAAGAACAGCTGTTTTACGAATTTAATCTTCTATTAAAATATTTATTCTCATTTCCGTTGTCAATTGTATTGCTTTTCACCACCAATCCTAGTGAGTTTGCTGCTGGGTTAAATAAAATTGGCGTGCCTTACAAAGTGGCGTATGCCGTCGCAATTACCTTGCGCTATATTCCTGACGTACAGAGTGATTATCGAACGATTAGTTTGGCACAACAGGCACGTGGCTACGAAATATCAAAAAAATCTAGTTTAATACAACGGATGAAGGGTACTGTACAAATTATTCTACCATTGGTATTTTCAAGTTTAGGTCGGATTGATACGATTAGCCAAGCTATGGAATTACGCCGCTTTGGACGTTATAATAAACGTTCATGGTATCAAGAACAACGTTTTTCCATGCGTGATGTGACTATGATTCTATGGTCGGCATTGATTGTCGTGATTGGTGTCTTGCTATTTATAATTAATGGAGGTCGGATGTGGAATCCTTTCAAATGA
- a CDS encoding ABC transporter ATP-binding protein, with product MVEPFIDFQHVTFKYHAQSEPTLHDVSFQIYPGEKVLIAGASGSGKTTLLRLLNGLIPQAYQGDITGELTINGKKILDQSLFDLSLQAGTVLQDSDAQFVGMTVAEDIAFSLENDNQPIKTVREKVAKWANRFGLGKRLTLAPQSLSGGQKQRTAMAGVLVDEGDLLLFDEPLASLDPAAGAAAMALIDELQQERNMTVVVIEHRIEDVLRAHVDRVIVMAHGRIVANDTPTAIIQAGVLSANGLDEPLYIQLLRRAGVPVNKIPHVADVEKVDVSNYRDQIETLAEPVQTVTHDDKQLLVQSLTFAYDQQEPLFENLSTSIHEGEILGIVGKNGSGKTTLSHLLTGFLTPSEGDIQLDGRSLLNDSIKERADHIGYILQNPNHMITKATVFDEVASGLRLRNVDEEQVTERVREMLQLVDLDGMRNWPISALSFGQKKRLTIAAVLVLKPAILILDEPTAGQDATHTSQLLGFLQNINITNHTTIIIITHDMHLLANFVQRTLVVVDGQILADTTPAELLANEALVDAASLRTTSIYRLAQRLSIVHPEELNAAIRK from the coding sequence ATGGTAGAACCATTTATTGATTTTCAACATGTGACATTTAAATATCACGCGCAATCTGAACCAACGTTACATGATGTGAGCTTTCAAATTTATCCTGGTGAAAAAGTTTTAATAGCCGGTGCATCTGGTTCGGGTAAAACAACATTACTGCGTTTACTGAATGGTTTAATTCCGCAAGCCTACCAAGGGGATATTACTGGTGAACTGACGATTAATGGTAAAAAGATCCTAGACCAGTCGCTGTTTGACCTATCTTTGCAAGCTGGTACTGTTCTTCAGGATTCTGATGCGCAATTTGTTGGTATGACGGTCGCCGAAGATATAGCTTTTTCTCTTGAAAATGATAATCAGCCGATAAAAACTGTCAGAGAAAAAGTCGCTAAATGGGCCAATCGATTTGGGTTAGGAAAACGCTTGACGTTGGCACCGCAATCATTGTCTGGTGGCCAAAAACAACGTACTGCTATGGCAGGTGTTTTGGTTGATGAAGGGGACCTATTGTTATTTGACGAACCATTGGCTAGCCTTGATCCAGCTGCTGGTGCGGCGGCAATGGCACTGATTGATGAACTTCAACAAGAACGTAATATGACAGTGGTTGTTATTGAACATCGGATAGAAGATGTGTTACGTGCTCATGTTGATCGTGTAATTGTCATGGCGCATGGTAGAATTGTCGCCAATGACACACCTACTGCCATTATCCAGGCTGGGGTGTTGTCTGCAAATGGCTTAGACGAGCCACTATACATACAACTATTACGCCGAGCAGGCGTTCCAGTGAATAAAATACCTCACGTAGCAGATGTTGAGAAAGTGGACGTTTCAAACTATAGAGACCAAATTGAAACTTTGGCAGAACCAGTACAGACAGTCACTCATGATGACAAACAGTTGTTGGTCCAAAGTTTAACCTTTGCGTACGACCAGCAAGAACCATTGTTTGAAAATTTGTCGACATCAATTCATGAAGGTGAAATTCTTGGTATTGTGGGCAAAAATGGATCAGGTAAAACAACTTTGTCCCACCTATTAACTGGCTTTCTGACACCTAGCGAGGGAGATATTCAATTAGATGGACGTTCGCTGCTAAACGATTCTATTAAAGAACGGGCCGACCACATAGGCTATATTTTGCAGAATCCTAATCATATGATTACGAAAGCAACAGTATTTGATGAAGTTGCCAGTGGACTGCGGTTGCGTAACGTTGATGAAGAACAAGTGACGGAACGCGTGCGTGAAATGTTACAACTTGTTGATCTTGATGGTATGCGTAATTGGCCCATTTCTGCATTAAGCTTTGGGCAAAAGAAGCGACTTACGATTGCGGCTGTTTTGGTTTTGAAACCAGCGATTCTAATATTAGATGAACCAACAGCTGGGCAAGATGCAACGCACACGTCTCAGTTGCTCGGTTTCTTACAGAATATTAACATTACGAACCATACGACCATTATAATCATTACGCATGATATGCATTTATTAGCAAACTTTGTTCAACGGACTCTGGTTGTTGTTGATGGGCAAATATTGGCGGATACAACACCAGCGGAGCTGCTAGCAAATGAGGCATTAGTTGACGCTGCAAGTTTGCGAACTACCAGTATTTATCGTTTAGCACAGCGTCTTAGCATTGTGCATCCAGAAGAATTAAATGCAGCTATAAGGAAATAA
- a CDS encoding ECF-type riboflavin transporter substrate-binding protein, translating into MKENNKKTGLSVRSVVATGIGAAVFFILMKYIAIPTGVPNTNVNVAEGWLALIAGLFGPVVGFLVGVIGHTITDATYGAPWWSWVLADGVFGLLLGLSKRFLDLEGGDLSTKKLVQFNVWQIIANVIAWLIVAPIGDILIYKQPASKVFLQGAAATIVNILSVAIIGSILLVAYIKSRPKKSSLRSE; encoded by the coding sequence ATGAAAGAAAATAACAAAAAAACAGGATTATCGGTGCGTTCAGTCGTTGCAACTGGTATCGGCGCTGCTGTGTTTTTCATTTTAATGAAGTACATTGCTATTCCAACTGGTGTGCCAAATACCAATGTTAACGTCGCTGAAGGCTGGTTAGCATTGATTGCTGGTTTATTTGGTCCAGTTGTTGGCTTTTTAGTTGGTGTTATTGGACATACAATTACTGACGCGACTTATGGTGCCCCTTGGTGGTCATGGGTCTTAGCTGACGGTGTGTTTGGACTATTACTTGGTTTGAGTAAAAGATTCTTGGATCTTGAGGGTGGGGATCTTTCTACAAAAAAGTTAGTTCAGTTTAATGTTTGGCAAATAATTGCTAACGTTATTGCGTGGTTGATTGTTGCGCCAATCGGCGATATATTAATATACAAACAGCCAGCTAGCAAGGTGTTCTTACAGGGCGCGGCGGCAACAATTGTTAACATTTTGTCTGTTGCTATTATTGGCTCTATTTTGCTAGTGGCTTACATCAAGTCACGTCCTAAGAAGAGCTCATTGCGCAGTGAATAA
- a CDS encoding SAM hydrolase/SAM-dependent halogenase family protein, which produces MTNNHLVLQTDFGLQDGAVSSMRGVAYNVADNIVVSDLTHGITPFNIFEGSFRLFQTFDYWQPGTVFVSVVDPGVGSKRLSVIAKTTAGHYIVTPDNGTLSHLLSNDLIESVRVIDETTQRLPGSEKSSTFHGRDIYAYNGAKLASGQVVFEDYTEELSVSDLVRLPITPGVYQETVYGQPQLVGNIDITDVNFGSLWSNIPLREFEKMNLQYGDTLRVQIKCDGSLLFDEVLPYVHTFTDVNPGEPLIYIDSVYTVAFGLHTGSFEQTYHVGAGQGWAVSLTKEI; this is translated from the coding sequence ATGACAAACAATCATTTAGTGTTACAAACAGATTTTGGATTACAGGATGGTGCGGTAAGCTCCATGAGAGGTGTTGCCTACAATGTTGCCGATAACATTGTTGTTAGTGATTTAACACATGGTATCACGCCATTTAATATCTTTGAAGGATCGTTTCGCTTGTTTCAAACTTTTGATTACTGGCAACCGGGTACAGTTTTTGTATCTGTTGTTGACCCTGGGGTTGGCTCAAAACGTTTGTCGGTAATTGCCAAGACGACAGCTGGCCACTATATTGTGACACCAGATAATGGCACTTTATCACATCTATTATCTAATGATTTAATCGAAAGTGTACGTGTGATTGATGAAACAACACAACGCCTCCCTGGTTCAGAAAAATCATCAACATTTCATGGTCGTGATATTTATGCTTATAATGGGGCTAAATTAGCTAGCGGACAAGTAGTATTTGAAGACTACACAGAAGAACTATCAGTTAGCGATTTGGTACGTTTACCAATTACACCTGGTGTTTATCAAGAAACGGTTTATGGTCAACCACAATTAGTGGGTAATATTGATATCACTGATGTTAATTTTGGTTCGTTGTGGTCAAATATTCCCTTACGAGAATTTGAAAAGATGAATTTGCAATATGGTGATACCTTGCGTGTTCAAATTAAATGTGATGGGAGTTTGTTATTTGATGAGGTGCTACCATATGTGCACACATTTACCGACGTTAACCCTGGGGAACCATTAATTTATATTGATTCAGTGTATACAGTTGCGTTTGGTTTGCATACTGGTAGTTTCGAACAAACATACCATGTGGGTGCTGGCCAAGGATGGGCTGTTTCATTAACCAAAGAAATATGA